From the genome of Cytobacillus firmus, one region includes:
- a CDS encoding DUF3231 family protein has translation MEENKVHLTSGEMAVLWTGYLNDSMSLPLLDYFVKTVEDNEIKPVIEFARQLSDGHIKFLTDFFQNEKFPIPRGFSANDVNLNAQKLYTDTFMLEFIMQMAKSGLVAYGSSLGMCARKDIRAYFIKCIDQTVELFEKATDIALEKGI, from the coding sequence ATGGAAGAAAACAAGGTTCATTTGACTTCAGGTGAAATGGCAGTTTTATGGACAGGTTACCTAAATGACAGCATGTCATTGCCTCTTCTGGATTATTTTGTTAAGACCGTGGAAGATAACGAAATAAAACCTGTAATTGAATTCGCCCGTCAATTATCGGATGGCCATATCAAGTTTCTGACTGACTTTTTCCAAAATGAAAAGTTTCCAATACCAAGAGGCTTTTCAGCTAATGACGTTAACCTCAATGCTCAAAAGTTATACACAGATACATTTATGCTTGAATTTATTATGCAGATGGCCAAATCCGGTCTTGTTGCGTATGGCAGCTCTTTGGGCATGTGTGCCAGGAAAGATATTAGAGCATACTTTATTAAATGCATCGATCAAACCGTCGAATTGTTTGAAAAAGCAACGGATATAGCCTTAGAGAAGGGAATTTAG
- the speD gene encoding adenosylmethionine decarboxylase: MKLTPEQRIELHGFNNLTKSLSFNMYDICYTRTREEREAYIDYIDEEYSAERLTKILTNVSDIIGAHVLNVAQQDYVPQGASVTVLVSEGPVVEVPAESYDESPGPLPDNVVMQLDKSHITVHTYPEYHPDEGISTFRADIDVSTCGEISPLKALNYLIHSFDTDIMTIDYRVRGFTRDKDGKKLYIDHDISSIQNYIPDEAKEDFDMIDVNIYQAHTFHTKCKIRDFDLDNYLFGYTKDTLDPNEAEEITERLTTEMDEIFYGKNIKPGSITE, translated from the coding sequence TTGAAACTGACACCGGAACAAAGAATTGAACTCCATGGATTTAATAATCTGACAAAATCACTCAGCTTTAATATGTATGATATTTGTTATACGAGGACAAGGGAAGAGCGTGAAGCCTATATAGATTATATTGATGAGGAATATAGCGCGGAGCGGCTCACAAAAATACTTACGAATGTTTCCGATATTATTGGTGCACATGTCCTGAATGTGGCACAGCAGGATTATGTGCCACAAGGTGCAAGTGTGACGGTCCTTGTATCTGAAGGGCCAGTAGTGGAGGTACCGGCTGAATCATATGATGAATCTCCCGGACCGCTGCCGGATAACGTAGTCATGCAGCTGGATAAGAGCCATATTACCGTTCATACCTATCCTGAATATCATCCTGACGAAGGAATCAGCACATTCAGGGCTGATATAGATGTATCCACCTGCGGAGAAATTTCCCCGCTAAAAGCCCTTAATTACCTGATCCATTCCTTTGATACAGACATCATGACCATTGATTACAGAGTCAGGGGATTCACACGGGACAAGGACGGGAAAAAACTCTATATCGACCATGATATCAGTTCGATTCAGAATTATATTCCCGATGAAGCAAAAGAGGATTTTGATATGATCGACGTAAATATTTATCAGGCACACACCTTTCATACCAAATGTAAAATAAGGGATTTCGATTTGGATAATTATTTATTTGGATACACCAAGGACACGCTTGATCCGAATGAGGCCGAAGAGATTACTGAGCGGCTCACAACAGAGATGGATGAGATTTTTTACGGTAAAAATATTAAACCCGGTTCTATAACAGAGTGA
- a CDS encoding CAP-associated domain-containing protein has protein sequence MRKVLFILILLFLGFAFSQPDEKSADDSKSGTVMDNIKTDIQLFKDNKDLQNIITGVMEEAQNWADQLLLTIGQYTGERNSPEDTAEKPVLEAPEEQTFSIHNIEIGDDKAEIEKNLGPSIRISANEYGTDWHAYHDHYQNFVMVAYDKQEKAAGIYTNQDLISSTKEIAYGTPKASVAEQLGKPLDRMRKDLVIFQLEEKRDYDLYELDGNYVTIFYDKHRDNTVTSIQIISKSLEKQKESFYANASSVLKEGFEWQLFDITNAERVNHGVPVLEWDDTVKETARKHSSDMAENNYFDHTNLQGLSPFDRMQADEVSFMLAGENLASGQFSSIFAHEGLMNSLGHRKNILRRDYEFLGVGVAFNSKSQPYYTENFYAN, from the coding sequence TTGAGGAAGGTTTTATTTATACTTATCCTGTTATTTCTCGGTTTCGCTTTTTCACAGCCTGATGAAAAATCAGCAGATGATTCTAAGTCAGGAACTGTAATGGATAATATAAAAACAGATATTCAGCTTTTTAAAGACAATAAGGACCTCCAGAATATAATTACTGGCGTGATGGAGGAGGCGCAAAACTGGGCAGATCAATTACTCCTGACAATCGGGCAATATACCGGGGAAAGAAATTCTCCTGAAGATACAGCCGAAAAACCTGTTTTGGAAGCCCCTGAGGAACAAACCTTTTCTATTCATAACATAGAAATAGGGGATGATAAGGCTGAAATCGAAAAGAATCTCGGTCCCTCCATCCGTATCTCTGCGAATGAATATGGAACAGACTGGCATGCCTATCATGATCACTATCAAAATTTCGTAATGGTCGCTTATGACAAGCAGGAAAAAGCAGCGGGCATATATACAAATCAGGATCTGATTTCTTCCACAAAAGAGATTGCCTACGGGACGCCAAAGGCATCCGTGGCGGAGCAGCTTGGAAAGCCGCTGGACAGAATGAGAAAAGACTTGGTCATCTTTCAGCTTGAAGAAAAGCGTGATTATGACTTATACGAACTGGATGGGAATTACGTAACCATTTTTTATGATAAGCATCGTGACAATACGGTCACATCCATTCAAATAATCAGCAAATCACTTGAAAAGCAAAAAGAATCCTTTTATGCAAATGCCAGCAGTGTCTTAAAAGAAGGATTTGAATGGCAGCTTTTCGATATTACTAATGCCGAGAGAGTAAATCATGGAGTGCCCGTTCTGGAGTGGGACGATACGGTTAAGGAAACGGCGCGCAAGCACAGCAGCGATATGGCAGAGAATAATTATTTTGACCATACCAATCTGCAGGGCCTCTCCCCTTTTGACAGAATGCAGGCGGATGAAGTTTCATTTATGTTAGCCGGGGAAAACCTTGCTTCCGGTCAATTCAGCAGTATCTTTGCTCACGAAGGATTAATGAATTCACTCGGCCACCGCAAAAATATTCTGCGTAGGGATTATGAATTTTTGGGTGTCGGTGTCGCTTTTAATTCAAAATCACAGCCTTATTATACGGAAAATTTTTATGCCAACTAA
- a CDS encoding cell wall hydrolase produces the protein MVVKARDQDIDLLARLLRAEAEGEGQQGMLMVGNVGINRIRGNCSDFKGIRTIPQMIYQPHAFEAVQKGYFYQRAREVERRLARRAVRGERIWPSKFALWYFRPPGECPPTWYNQPLAGRFKLHCFYEPTAEECENVYNTF, from the coding sequence ATGGTTGTAAAGGCACGGGATCAGGATATTGATTTGCTGGCGCGCCTTCTTCGGGCAGAGGCTGAAGGAGAAGGCCAGCAGGGTATGCTAATGGTTGGAAATGTGGGGATTAACCGAATCAGGGGGAATTGTTCTGATTTCAAAGGAATTCGCACCATACCGCAAATGATTTACCAGCCACATGCTTTTGAAGCTGTCCAAAAAGGCTATTTTTATCAGAGGGCAAGGGAAGTGGAAAGAAGACTCGCGCGAAGGGCTGTACGTGGTGAGCGGATCTGGCCATCCAAATTTGCACTATGGTATTTCCGGCCGCCTGGCGAATGTCCGCCCACATGGTACAATCAGCCCTTAGCCGGAAGATTTAAGCTGCATTGCTTTTACGAGCCTACAGCGGAAGAATGCGAGAATGTTTATAATACATTTTAA
- a CDS encoding YdcF family protein yields MKISEFSPRHLNEEDVSKLLYDGIEDNLKKGDLIFVPGSSRAAEYRLPEAVRLYQEGRAKKLLLSGGVKWPGNEMTEAEMLMKKAILYRIHPNDLFIENKSLHTKENVLASMLVMDRMCGLENISNIIVVTAPFHMRRLHLTLLTYMPNWINYSLVCSDDGATGKEQWKQHPYGRKRAFDEAGKIIDYVKKGILMDQEI; encoded by the coding sequence GTGAAAATCTCGGAATTCAGCCCCAGGCATTTAAATGAGGAAGATGTTTCCAAGCTGCTTTATGATGGGATTGAGGATAATCTGAAAAAAGGAGATTTAATATTTGTGCCTGGAAGCAGCAGAGCTGCAGAATATCGATTGCCTGAAGCTGTCAGGCTTTATCAAGAAGGAAGGGCAAAAAAGCTGCTTTTATCAGGTGGTGTAAAATGGCCGGGCAATGAAATGACTGAAGCAGAAATGTTAATGAAAAAAGCCATTTTGTACAGAATTCACCCCAATGACCTCTTCATTGAAAATAAATCTCTTCATACAAAAGAAAATGTGCTTGCCTCTATGCTGGTTATGGACCGGATGTGCGGGCTGGAGAACATCTCCAATATCATTGTTGTGACGGCTCCATTTCATATGAGGAGGCTGCACTTAACATTATTGACGTATATGCCAAATTGGATAAACTACTCTCTCGTATGTTCTGATGATGGTGCAACCGGGAAAGAGCAATGGAAGCAGCATCCTTATGGGAGAAAAAGAGCGTTTGATGAAGCCGGGAAAATAATTGATTACGTGAAAAAAGGCATTCTGATGGATCAGGAAATTTAA
- a CDS encoding FMN-dependent NADH-azoreductase — MAQVLYITAHPHDDKVSYSMATGKAFIDSYKEANPNDEIVHIDLYKENVPAIDVDVFSGWGKLQSGKGFDELSEDEKTKVGRLSELSEQFVAADKYVFVTPLWNFSFPPVMKAYLDSVAVAGKAFKYTAEGPIGLLIDKKAIHIQARGGIYSEGPAAEMEMGHRYLTVLMQFFGVPSFEGLFVEGHNAMPDKAEEIKADAIARAKDKAKTF; from the coding sequence ACCCTCATGATGATAAAGTGTCATACAGTATGGCAACAGGAAAGGCATTTATTGATTCCTACAAGGAAGCTAATCCAAATGATGAAATCGTTCATATTGATTTATACAAGGAAAATGTCCCGGCAATTGATGTAGATGTATTCAGCGGATGGGGCAAGCTTCAGTCAGGCAAAGGTTTTGATGAACTGTCTGAAGATGAAAAGACAAAAGTAGGCCGCTTATCCGAACTAAGCGAACAATTCGTTGCAGCTGACAAATATGTGTTTGTTACACCACTTTGGAACTTTTCGTTCCCTCCAGTAATGAAAGCGTATCTTGATTCAGTGGCTGTAGCCGGCAAGGCATTTAAGTATACGGCTGAAGGCCCAATCGGGTTATTGATTGACAAAAAAGCGATTCACATCCAGGCTCGTGGAGGCATCTATTCTGAAGGGCCTGCAGCTGAGATGGAAATGGGTCACCGTTATTTAACAGTATTAATGCAATTCTTCGGCGTCCCTTCATTCGAGGGTCTGTTCGTGGAAGGGCACAACGCAATGCCTGATAAAGCTGAAGAAATCAAAGCTGATGCCATTGCCCGTGCAAAAGACAAAGCAAAAACTTTCTAA